The DNA region AGCGGGATCTGCGCGACTGGGTGCACGGCTTCGCCAGCGAGGTCGTGCGCCCGGCCGCGGCCGAGTGGGACGCCCGCGAGGAGACCCCCTGGCCGATCATCGGAGAGGCGGCGAAGGTCGGCCTGTACGGCTTCGAGTTCCTCGCCACCTGCTGGGCCGACCCGACCGGCCTGTCCCTGCCGATCGCCAGCGAGGAACTCTTCTGGGGTGACGCCGGCATCGGCCTGAGCATCTTCGGCACCGGGCTGGCGGTGGCCGCGATCTACGGCACCGGCACCCCCGACCAGCTCGTCGAATGGGTCCCCCAGTGCTTCGGCGATGTCGACTCCCCGGCCGTCGCCGCCTTCTGTTCCAGCGAGCCGGAAGCCGGTTCGGATGTCGCTGCCATGCGTACCCGGGCCAGCTACGACGAGGCGACCGACGAGTGGGTGCTGCGCGGACAGAAGGCGTACGCCACCAACGGGGGGATCGCCGGGGTGCACGTGGTGGTCGCCTCGGTCGACCCGGAACTCGGCTCGCGCGGCCAGGCGGCGTTCGTCGTACCCCCGGGCCCCCCCGGGCTCAGCGCCACCCGCAAGCTGCGCAAACTGGGCCTGCGGGCCTCGCACACCGCTGATGTCTTCCTCGACGAGGTACGGGTTCCCGGGCGGTGCCTGCTCGGGGGCAAGGAGGCCCTCGACGAGCGGCTGGCCCGCGCCCGGGCCGGGAAGCGCTCCTCCGGTCAGGCCGCGATGCGGACCTTCGAGTTGTCCCGGCCCACCGTCGGCGCGCAGGCTCTCGGGGTGGCCCGGGCCGCCTACGAGTACGCCCTCGACTACGCCAAGGACCGGGTCCAGTTCGGTCGGCCGATCATCACCAACCAGGCGGTCGCCTTCACCCTGGCCGACATGAAGATGGAGATCGACGCCGCCCGGTTGCTGGTCTGGCGGGCCTCCTGGATGGGCCGCAACAACCGGCCCTTCACCGCCGGGGAGGGCTCGATGTCGAAGCTCAAGGCCGGTGAGGTGGCCGTCTCGGTCACCGAGAAGGCCGTCCAACTGCTCGGCGGGGCCGGCTTCCTGCGTGACCACCCGGTGGAGCGGTGGTACCGGGACGCCAAGATCTACACCATCTTCGAGGGCACCTCGGAGATCCAGCGTCTGGTCATCTCGCGGGCGATCTCCGGCATGCAGATCCGCTGACCGCCTCGGCCCGGCCGTGGACCTCACCGGCGCGTCACCTCCGGCCGGCACCCGGCGAACGGGTGTCGGCCGTCTGGCGTCCGGCCACCTCCCGATGGATGATCGGAAGGAATTCGAGCCGTCCGGGCGGGGAACCGAAGGAGGTACGCGGTCGTGGAGCTGCCATTCGTCGTCGC from Micromonospora sp. NBC_01739 includes:
- a CDS encoding acyl-CoA dehydrogenase family protein, encoding MVEFSLDLTEEQRDLRDWVHGFASEVVRPAAAEWDAREETPWPIIGEAAKVGLYGFEFLATCWADPTGLSLPIASEELFWGDAGIGLSIFGTGLAVAAIYGTGTPDQLVEWVPQCFGDVDSPAVAAFCSSEPEAGSDVAAMRTRASYDEATDEWVLRGQKAYATNGGIAGVHVVVASVDPELGSRGQAAFVVPPGPPGLSATRKLRKLGLRASHTADVFLDEVRVPGRCLLGGKEALDERLARARAGKRSSGQAAMRTFELSRPTVGAQALGVARAAYEYALDYAKDRVQFGRPIITNQAVAFTLADMKMEIDAARLLVWRASWMGRNNRPFTAGEGSMSKLKAGEVAVSVTEKAVQLLGGAGFLRDHPVERWYRDAKIYTIFEGTSEIQRLVISRAISGMQIR